The genomic DNA GTGGGAGATATCACAATGCAAGAAGTAAATTGTGGTTGCACATGAGTATTCATATCAATTATCATGGTATCGAGTGGTGTCAGAATTGCCAACAAGGATTCGAGGACAGAGAAAAATTGACTGAGCATTTGGAAAATTGTACAGGAAgacaaattgaatttgatgATCATAGTAATGACATAGATGTAAgtgtacaaaatgaaaatgataatgaAGATAAGGGCAGTCTGATAGATGAAGATAATTCATTAATGGAAGAAACAGAAGAGTTAGATTTTGAGTCTGAGGCAGAAGATCATGTAGCAGAAAATCACGAGGACAGTAACACTGATGTTTCAGACAGTGATGCTAGCACCGGAAATACAAGCGACGAGGTAGAAGACGACATTGACaacgaagaagacgaagatgaTGGCGAGGAGGTAAATGAAATAGATGATGAATCTGGCACACAGAGTAGAGTCACGGAAGATCTCAGTAGTGATTCACACAGCGAAGACGAGGATTCTGAGCATTCGGCTGATGATGTATCTGAGCATAGTGATAATGATTTAAATGACAAAGAACCGAATAATGTGAGTCTTCTGAGTGATAGTGATGACACAAACGTCATGGATACTGAAGATTGTGACGAAAATAAACTTcaggaacaagaaaaaattgttgatgtaattaaaaatccaaaaaacaaaacagagaATGAAGAGGGAGATTACAATTCTCAAAAAGTCGAAGAGAGATTGCAATCACACAATGTTGATGAAAGAGAATTTGAAGAAAGACCTTGCGAACTACAGAATCAAGCACTTTTAAAAGAAGAGCCTGGAGATTATTTAGACGATGAGGGTCCGCCTATTTTAAGTCCAATGGTACCATTACCTGTAAAGACTGATATGGAAGATGAGGAAACAAATCAGTCGGATACAGTGCAGCATAAGTTGAGTCCAATAGTAGTAACAGCTGCAAGTTCTGAAAGCCCCACAATGGTGGGTGAACTGGACCAAATTAGagatgaaatagaaaaacgtGAATCGTCATGGCCAGCTCCTAATTCGatagaagatgaagatgatgcCAGTACAATGGAAAATACGAATATATCTACGAATAATTTGGcagaaattttggaattaaACTCTGATAATGATCAAGAAAGTGCGGAACTCCAAGCTGAAGATGAAGGTGCAGAGGTTGAGGATGAAGTTTCTGAAAATGAGGAGGATTCTGGAAATGAAGAGGCTACCTTGAATGATGTAGAAGACAGATCAGATAGTGAAGACCATAATGAAGAAACAGTAGAACATAGTAATGAGCACCAGGAAGATAATTTGGCAATGCCAAGTGCAGTTGACATTACAGAGGATGTAtgtgatgaaaattcaaacgagGAAAGTGCTGATATGGAAGTAGTAGATAATGCAAACACTGTGCAAATACCCGATTTAGATGGAACTGTACTTATGGTTGCAAATGATGCTGATGGTAATCAGATTCTAATACAGCGTAATGTTTCTGATTTTCCCAATGAAGATTCGAATCCCGAAGTGACAGAATACATTTTACAAGAAGATAACGAGTATGAAATAGATAACTATGATGTATCTTTAAACGAGGAGGATGAAACGCAACAGTCTGACGATAGTTCCAAGGTCtcggaagaagagaagaatatTGAATGCGAAGAGAATTGTATGGAAACTGAAGATAATACAGAAGCAGTAGAAGACGGTCCGATATCTATCATCAGTGCCAAAAGAAAAGTGTCAAGGACGTAACTTACTttgtacaaataaatttaagaaattaatCAACTATTATACTAATCCAAAacaaagttattttttaacaaaccaCGATTTTCTGGCTTAGGTGAAACTGTTTGCCAGGAATTATTCATGATACGAAAGATTCTGTGGGCATTAAACCACACTGAGTTTTATACAAGCATAAAGTattaccaaaaatatttcattgaaataaagCCAGTTGTCTTACGGGCCAACATAGACTCATTATTCAAAACAAGTATCTACATATTATACGTTCTTATTTTAGGGTACATTTTAGTGTACCAATGCctcaaaattaacaataaaaataagtcgACATTTTTTGGGTACCAAACTTGAGCACAAGTGGTAAAGTACAATTGAGCAatccttttattttcatctcaaccctatatatatatagttacatATAATTGTGGAAATAAACGATTCAAAACTCAGGGCTTAAATATTTAGTGGCACAGGCACGGTCATGCTTTTTGTGCTATGAATATCCGAAATGCTACAGATTAATGTACAATATCCGCAATGTCGAGTTAAGGCCATATCAAGATGGAAATGTTATATGATACAAGTGAAATAACTTTTTAAGTTTCAATAAATCtggtaaaattgtaaatttgcgTGAAGAGCACAAACTTGTTAAAtggttatacgtataataatggtTACTGACCATTCCCTCCTGTACCCCACACAAGCTATTAGTTGCTCGTGGAGGATATACCCTTTCAGGAATAGCGGGTTTGTAAgtaattactgttattattattattgtaacatTCATAGTTCCGAACTAAATtgttatttgtataatatcgtGTTATGAGgtaattcgaataattttggtaattttcgGTGAACTTTCGTTGCTACGTATCAATTTCTTGATTAATCAGTAATTCTGATAATAGGACGATACGTCATCAAATACGTCCGTATTTATTtgccatatatacatatacacacacatatacacacacatatacatatattatatttgacaTATCAGTGTTACAGGCAGATTGGATAATCTGGAATATTCACAAAATACTGGTATTGTCATTAGGTCGTATGAAATTGTACACGTGTTACATATTCTATATGAATTCAAGATATTCCAGGATCCGGGTGAGTGAAACGTATTCCATCAGCAAATTGTTTTACGCCCGCAAACGTAATCTATAGATTTATTACTTTATGACTTTTCCGTTGTTTGAGTCTGTCAGTAGATCCAGTGATTCATAATGAAGTAGAATCGCAACATATTCTCTACTAGTGAGTCTACTAAACTAGTCATAGATTATCTATTCCGCCTGAAAcatcaatattatttattgtattcattccaaaataattattgaatagTATGACAGTTTATCTACGTATTCAAATTACATAATTAGTTGACTACGAATGACAAAAATTGAATGGTTGTGTTTACCTGccgattttctactttgctTATAAGAATTCTACAAATCTTAATTTTGTTTGTGCTGATTCTCAACttttcttaaaatattttaaacatgCTACACACACCTTGAATACTGCAAAAAACGGGTCAcaatgtgaaaatataaagTGGTCTAGAAAATGTTTTCTGGATATTTTCTCTGTAAATATTGTAGCATATTGCTGTCATTTAGGCAAGTaactataaaattaaattttaagttgtgataaaatgaaaaacagtcatactatattttctattttataatGACACTTTGTTTCGTTTAGacttaaaatttcatatataaGGAAATGTATATTGTGATAAGTCGATcacttgtataaaaaaattaacaaaccaTTTACTTAAGTTCAACAATAATACAAAGCATATGAATGAAGTTGGTTTAATTATTAGTTAATTAAAATTGGATTAATTGATCATTTCAACAGGTAAAATTATATCACTAGAATTTGCTAATATAACAGTTATATAAGATGAAAAccttttgaaataaatgcCTAAAGTTAATTTGCATAATATTGCGTTCGATTCAACTCTTGATTACCTAGTGGATGCAAAATCTGAATCTCTTAAATGACGCAGTTGCAAGTCAAATCttaatcaaataaaaacaaaattgtgaaattaaacTGAATCAATTAGAATAATATTGCTGAATGTGGTTGAAGTTCAGTTATAAGTATTGGTTTTTCTTTGATTATATCACAGTTGCGCTCTATCATAGTTAATCGACaattacgtataataattcactTCGTTTCTTCCCTGATCTTTCAGATCAGTCACGGTGTCCAACGACACGGGACTTGAAatcattgtataaaatttcctGGACATTCATAACATTTTGAACTGCATAATCACTGAATATCAGTAGTTTGAAACAGTAATCTTTAAATACAAATGATACTTAAATAATATGGTCATCGATAAATGTAAAGTTCCGAATTAGTtgaatttctcaaaaaaaggattgaaaatCCCTATGCTCTGCTTAAGGTGGTGCCCTAGTCGACTTCGACGTTGACACACAGATCCAAATCTCAAtgtccacgtatctcaaatgCGATAAAGTGCTTAACATCTCCATTCTATGCACAATTCTGAACAGCAACACTTCAgttctttttcatttgatgtaaaaataaataaatggcatgaattctaCCAAGttactattgcgatttcgtagaatccacgccatttgttttatttctacatCAAATGAAAGTGTGGAAATTAAtgtgttcagaattgtgtgtAAAATCGGGCTGTTGAGCCTTTTTTGCGTTTCAGATACCTGGACttcaatatttgtatataaatacGTGAACGTCACAATCGACCGGGGCACCCCCGTGGAATGAGTTGAGTAAGGCTCTCATTATTAGACCTAGGTCGAAATTTAATGCCAGTTCAATTTGATGGATAAATCCCCGTACATATGACGTATTTTCAAGGGTACTTTCAGACTTTCGATGTATTGTTAAAATAATTGTATCTACGTCTGTCTATTTAAAATCCTTTTCTTATGACCAAATGAAGAATAAAGATGAGCTGGGGGTATTTTATTATCAGGCTAGAAGTAAGGTAAAAAATGAGATAATCCaggtttcactttttttttgtttttttttttattagagtAGTTCAAAagcaaaatacagaaaaagtaAGTTACTTTTTACCAGCCAGAATGATACCGTCATATTTCTGTTGGAACCACTTCATAGCATCCTCCTTGGTGAGTCTATGTTGGAAGCCAACTTTGCCAGTCTTCCTTCTTCTGTGTGCTACATTGAAACCTgtgacagtaaaaaaaaaaatgttaatcatCAGACATAACCATCTCTAGATTAATAAAGTGAAGCATAATTAAAGCACTTTGTTTAGCTGAGATCTcgtaatataatatgaaaatcaGCTTACCAGGACGTCCAAGTACAACGTAGAAATCAAGACCGTAGATACCGATGCTGGGATCATACTTGATGCCCAAGTCTATGTGTTCTTGGATACCAAAACCGAAGTTTCCAGTACCAGAGAAGTTTTCTTTGCGTAACTCATATTCACGCACCtagaatgatgataataaattattttctcaatttgagCAATTTTTAGAATCGACCAAACTTCTTGCCATTCGGAATGGAACAATTCAAGCAATTTTTGTCTTTATGTTACCTTTAGACCACGTTCGAGTATCTCCTCAGCTTTTGCTCCTCTTACGGTACAGTGAACAGCAATCTTTTCATTACGACGAATACCGAACGAACGCACAGTGTAACGGGCCTTAGAAAAGACAGGCTGTTGTCCAGTAAGCTGCTCCAACACCTGTTTAAATTACATAAAAGAATCGCGTtaatattatcaaattatGTTCTAGTTGATGGATCTAATTATACTGAAGAACAATTACTTGATTACAAAAACACTACGGCCATTGCTACCAGCATGAATCCGTACAGCTAAttccaaacatttcaaaatatctgCATGTCGATTTTGGACTGAGGTTAATCATAACACGCATAAAGTAGGAACAACATTGCTAGTGATGAAACGGATCTCTATACAGACGCAGGACATCTTCAATGGATTTGTACGTGACTCGTATACGTCAACTGTCACCAGTTACCATGCTAATGTGTTTGAAGTGACCTGTGTAATGTTGCCAATAGACACCATGTTATGAAAACTTGCAATGTAACTCCTCTCAAGTAACATCCCCAGTACAACAAGTGGGCATGAGTTGCAAATGAGAAGTATTTTATATCGCACATGCTCAAAGAGCTGGTAAACATCACTTATACTAGAGACATTTACGATACCAGATAATGTGCGTTGTTATGTTAAAATGAGTATTGCATTTGTAATATCATGGATTTACCTTGGCAGCACGCGTCAGTCTGTCACCGGATTCTCCCACGCAAATGTTAAGGCAGAGTTTGCGAATTCGTACTTCGCGCATAACATTTTTGGACGCATCCTTTGGTTCCTTTCTGGTCTTTTTCTCCGCTACTTTTTTGACGTCCTGAAAGTATGTTAAACATGTCAGCAAGCCCTTACTAGCCAACAGGCTTGTAGATATATGTGGACGAAGAGGTTATTATAATCACGATGCTCTGTATGAGAGTTAAAAACAAACGTGGAAAACGAGTGATTGGAACACCGACCGCTCTACTCGGTATGTGAAAATCTTATTTATCACCGCTATATTCACGAGAATATTAACTGAATTATTGGCAACGAAGTGTCGATTTCCGATTAGCGATAGTATTATTTCATTACAGCAACTGATCGTGAAGATGTTATTGGATTCTATAACGTATTTTAACGCCTGACGTGCACTCACCGCCAtgatggagagaaaaaaggttaAGGAACAGCGACTAGGGGACCTCTTCTGGCAGCCTCGTGTCTCGACGGCAATTGCTGACTGCGATCACTTTCACTTCCGGTTCCGGCGTTCAGATCTAAACAACACTGACTATCATTTGCTTTATTCAAACGTCAAACTTGATATTAACGTTTTTCAATATCGTGTCAAATCTTGTATCGATGGCTGAAAAGAATCCCCTAGAAGACTACGACGACCCGGAAGAACCTTTGGTTACCTCCGCTGACCCTAACGAGCGAAAATTAGCACGAAGACTTCGCATTCAGCGAAGATTAGAGGCTCTCAAGAGGTCTGTGTAATAGTGCTTTCAACTTTCCGTAGCAACCAATTCATTTGACgtattgatttattattatatattgttatacatataacaatcACGTTTTAACAACGAGTGTCCACAATAATTATGTTGCACTGTTACTTGCTGTTCCTATTATTTTTTCGGCATAATCTTAGAAGATTGTGttctcaaatattttaaaaccCTTGATTAACATCAACAAATCAAATAACATTGTAAGATACAAGCATTTACACTATAAATTGTTTAGCTGCTAAAAAATTGTTCAGATTTTTCTCCCTTCAGCAGTTCTCTATGATTGTATtaccaaataataataaatttatttcaggcAAGAtggggaggaagaggaagttGTTGTTGATAAATCATCGTCTGAGAAGCAAATCGACGCCAGTGCTGATCTGCTAGAGAAATTAATATTAGAAGGTGAAGAGGCTGTAAGTTTTCTTAATGATGAAATGTTATCTTAATACAAAATGGTTCCTCAAATATATATGATGAATGAATCATCAATATATGAGCAATTAAATTGTTGCATATAATAATGACTATTCGTAGAGGATTACATAgacccattttttttcagatattgaatGTAAAAATCGCAAATGATGCTAGAGAAGTGCATAGGAGAAATGAAGAAAGTCAGATCCGAAAAACATTATTATGCCAGCTGGAAGAAGAGGCGAAGCAAAGTATggagaaatattatattataaatgaaaaatggacaAGCATTTTAGCCTCAAAGGATCCTCTTGACATTCACTGCGAAATGAACACGCAAAATGTCAAATGCCTTGAAATTCTTGCGGAAAAAGAGCGATTGATTGCTAAGCTGAAACAAGAGTTAGAAGAGACCAATTTAAAGTTTACCACAGATCAGCAAAAGCAAAATGATGATATTAATCTATTAATGGAGCGAATCGATAATCAAGTTAGTCCGTCATTCAGAACTtatagtgaaattttattcttgaatGACGATAACGAACATGAAACCTAGTTGAATCTTATATCACAATGCCTTTTAAAGAAAAAGCTtcttatacaaaaataaaattcagacatgtttgtgttctttttttgttgGTAGATTAATACAATATCGAAGGCTTATCGACGTGAGCTGGTCCTTATTGATAAAGCTATTGAATCAGAACGTAAGCTGCTGTTAGCTACTAACTCAAAGAAATGGGAACAATTATACAAACAACGTAATCAGGATGAAATAAATGGGGTTGAAACTAGGAAACAAATAATGCGTGACTATGATGtcgagatgaaaaaagttataattgAACATCAGGAAGAGTATAGAGCTCAGAAAATTTGGTTTGAAACTGAGTACCAAAAGTTACAACAAGAACTTCAACAAATGAAATCCATGTGTCTAATGAACATTGAAAAGTTAGATTATAGTTACTCTGTACTAAAACGCAGAGAAGATGAAAATACCATAATTAAGAATCAACAAAAGCgaagaataaataagtaaGTCTTTGTTTACTTTGGGTATAAACATCCCAAATCATGTCCACAAGCTttcgaatatttcaatttttgttaggtctcttcaattttgtgtattataatattattgtgaaaatatttaaaataatggtAATTTACGTAAGATTATGCTGAACTGTAgtatttctacatttttagACTGCAAGACATAGTTAATGGGTTGAAGAAAACTTATGTAGAGTTGGAGGAAAACAGTACACTTGAAATACAAAGACTTACGGAACAAGTAATTAAGACTCATAAAAGTATTCTAGAATTGGAGCAGAAGTCCAATCATTTTACAGcaattaatgaaaaacaatatctACAAATTTGGGATATGAATGCAAATATTGTTGGTGAACTCGCTAACAAAGtatgttttttcaatatatagaAAGTCTTTAGTAGTTTAAGTTTTAAATGAGACTGTTTTCGGttctgtttatttttacagattcTGACAGTGGATCGTATTATCTATGAAAATACATTGGGATTAGAATGGGAACCTCCTGAAAAACCGTTGTTGCTTAAGGAAGACTTGCCTTCGTATTGTGGAGTTATCCGTCAAATTaatcaaagtatttttttatactaacGTAGTTACAAAATCTATTATGCAGGCACTCTAGGATGCTGCAGTACAGACTTCTATATGATTTCATAATAATATCGATAGTCAAGTATCAATAAGAGTTGATACTTTCCAGAAAAAGCAGAGGCGAAAGAACGACTGACAATTTCTGATCCATACATAGCTGCTACTTCATTGCCTGAAATAAATGCAGAGAGACGGCTattacacaaaattttgagtcaGATATCAGATCATACCGGATTTTTAATTGAAGACCGGCTTCGAGAACTACTTACTCCATACACAGTTGATGACAAAAATATCATTCGGCTTGATAGTGTGTTTCAAGTATGCTTTTTGCTATAACttaatacaataattattgcaatCCAAAACCATTTTAGATCCCTTCTAAATCTAGTATGTTTGTAATGTAATCTATAGTAACAATTTAAAAGGACTTTCACCTGAATAATATTAAACTGAGTTTTGTTATAACACTTTTTTGACAAAACAGATTTACAgtacttttgaaaaataaccaACGAAACATCCTCAGAATGCTAATGATAATTACGATTGATTTCAGGCATTATCAATCAAATCTGAGGCCGACATAAACATGAtgatgaatttctttttaccttATACGTACTGCGCTACATGTACAACTGTTCCATTGATCGACAAAGAATCTAGTGAAACATCGATAGCAAGGAAGTTGTGTGACAGGTGATTATGCGTTTCTGTAGTTTACTGTAACTATATTCTAATGAAgctatataaatttaatagTGATCACTATGCCAAAACGTGTgaggaagatgaagaaatGACTAATATACCACATCAAGAGACAGACACGTCCTCTAGATTTGAATCATCGGTTAGCAGAGATTTGAATGTCAAGCGGAGTTGTTATTGCATTGTACCTACAAACGCAGACTCTGAAAATGAAGGTTCGTTCTAAAAATGATTTACACTAATTATCTAGCGCTATATTCTAGTTgtgtataaaacaaaaaaaaaaaaaaattcttataatcaGTGGTTTGCGGTATTGTAATATTTGTATCTTGCAGTTGATGTTATTCAAAAGAGAGCTGTGGTTTGTGAAAAGAGTCATCCTCTTATGACTCAATCTGATTTTGTGTTACGTGCATTACGAGAATTTTTGAGTAAATTTCATAATGCTAAACGTGGTGAAGTCCCTCTAACGTTTAAACAAAAGTTAAGTCATCAAGATCTGACTGTGTCACGCAATTTGTCAGTCGAAGATGTGACAGAGTTTTGGAGACGTTACAGAGATATTTTTCCtacgaagaaggaaaaactcTGGGATGGGCTCCTGATAGGATTACACAAGTATCATGAAGTACTCAAAGAACGCCATAAGCTGAATACTGAAACTAACACGCTACGTAGACAAAATTCTGAACTGCGTAGACTGCTGGAGACTTACATGCACAAGGTAGAAATATGAAGTGACATTGCAAACAAACgtacaataaaatttattacaatttttgttacTAACTTATTTCAGCCGGAAAATGGTTTTAGCTTACCACCACTTGAACTGGGATCAAATAGCAGTATTGAGTAAATGAATTTGGTAATTAATTGTCAGATATCtagtaaatatatttacttttggagtaacaaattttcttaaattaagCTTAAATAACTTGGAAAGTTATGTTTATAGAATACCACAATCATACCTAATATCATGAATTTTCTATCCGcctaaattgaaattaattggtCGCATAAAATTTGGTACATTAAAATGTTACATTTATCTACATTCattgaattatataataacaacaaatcGATACtgctaattttttctaatacaTCGTTCATCATTCAACCATATCTTTTTATTATGATTAccaaatcgatgaaaaaaatgttcacgtAATCAGTTAGAAAAACATGTATTCTGTATATTTGAATCTCGATTTTATTAGTCTAGTTTTTATGGGACGGGGCatgatctaaaaaaaaagaaaaaaaaaacgctgatTAAACTATTAAAGTAGTGATGTTTTATGACTACGAATCACGTTCGCAATATCATGAACTCTTAACTGAAAAAACTCGTGTCAACTggtaacaaaaatttgtataatcatTAATAGAActtatgtataattttcatagCCATCTGgaataaaattgtttgataGCGATTTCATGTAAGACAGAGAATTATCACGGctcctttgtttttttctgtagGGAACAAACCGCTTGTTTCCATGGCTCTTTGTATTGTTCAGTTTTGCGCAATGCTTTTTTGACAGTAGGTGctgaaaaaagatttaatcaaaaaattgaaattctaatATTATAAGTTACTTAATTAACACATTATACTGCAAAGTACCTCGTCATATTGGCCCTGAGAGTTGAATAACTTGTTGCAAATATCACATGTCAGGAAGGTACTTTTTGTTGGCAAGATGGGTCCTGTGGCAATCGGTGGTGTTATAAAACTGGCAAGTGATGCCTCTCTCTCATTCCACCCACCTAAGCATCAATGTAAGGTCAACACTATCTATCTATCACAACCGTGTATACACAGTGTTATGTGATAATAAATTAGCTTGAGCGCTACATTCATGCCACAAAAACAgtacaattatatatacatttattttcattcttattctcGAAAATCCCTAATTGTAAGATGTTATAGTCTTAACTATAACGCATCATGTTTGAGTACTTAAATGTGAGAAATGGAACAGGTATATGAACTACCATGATCTGATTAGTAAATTGCTttagaaatgaatttaaagCACTTCATaaagattttcatttcgaataaTTCTTGGAGGACATTGTATGCAATAGttacataatatacaatactaatcttgataaaaatgtttgaatcgAGAAATTTCACATTAAATGTAGCCCTAAAGTTGAAAGGAACTCTACAATATGGAAAGATTGTGTATGGCTTATGTGGCTCAGTTTAATTGTACAAATGgtatttgcataaaaaatctATAAGTTCAGTAGTAAATTTCTTGCTAATctgtcattttattttgttttgcatcaaatttctttccatcTATCTAAATATTGATATCTTACTGTCATGAGAGTTATAAATAGCAGTTTAAATCAACGATTATATACAGTCTTTTCCTTAAAGCTAGACATGCATGCAAAAGCATTATTAAACGAAGCAacgaatagtaa from Diprion similis isolate iyDipSimi1 chromosome 2, iyDipSimi1.1, whole genome shotgun sequence includes the following:
- the LOC124416556 gene encoding 60S ribosomal protein L11, whose amino-acid sequence is MADVKKVAEKKTRKEPKDASKNVMREVRIRKLCLNICVGESGDRLTRAAKVLEQLTGQQPVFSKARYTVRSFGIRRNEKIAVHCTVRGAKAEEILERGLKVREYELRKENFSGTGNFGFGIQEHIDLGIKYDPSIGIYGLDFYVVLGRPGFNVAHRRRKTGKVGFQHRLTKEDAMKWFQQKYDGIILAGKK
- the LOC124416549 gene encoding dynein regulatory complex protein 1 → MAEKNPLEDYDDPEEPLVTSADPNERKLARRLRIQRRLEALKRQDGEEEEVVVDKSSSEKQIDASADLLEKLILEGEEAILNVKIANDAREVHRRNEESQIRKTLLCQLEEEAKQSMEKYYIINEKWTSILASKDPLDIHCEMNTQNVKCLEILAEKERLIAKLKQELEETNLKFTTDQQKQNDDINLLMERIDNQINTISKAYRRELVLIDKAIESERKLLLATNSKKWEQLYKQRNQDEINGVETRKQIMRDYDVEMKKVIIEHQEEYRAQKIWFETEYQKLQQELQQMKSMCLMNIEKLDYSYSVLKRREDENTIIKNQQKRRINKLQDIVNGLKKTYVELEENSTLEIQRLTEQVIKTHKSILELEQKSNHFTAINEKQYLQIWDMNANIVGELANKILTVDRIIYENTLGLEWEPPEKPLLLKEDLPSYCGVIRQINQKKAEAKERLTISDPYIAATSLPEINAERRLLHKILSQISDHTGFLIEDRLRELLTPYTVDDKNIIRLDSVFQALSIKSEADINMMMNFFLPYTYCATCTTVPLIDKESSETSIARKLCDSDHYAKTCEEDEEMTNIPHQETDTSSRFESSVSRDLNVKRSCYCIVPTNADSENEVDVIQKRAVVCEKSHPLMTQSDFVLRALREFLSKFHNAKRGEVPLTFKQKLSHQDLTVSRNLSVEDVTEFWRRYRDIFPTKKEKLWDGLLIGLHKYHEVLKERHKLNTETNTLRRQNSELRRLLETYMHKPENGFSLPPLELGSNSSIE